The Acidobacteriota bacterium genome contains the following window.
ACTCGACGCCGTTCTCTCCAGAGAAGATCCTCAGGGGGTTGCGCCACCTGCAGCGTGAGTCTCGCGAGAAGGCGGCGACGAAGCAGGCCGGCGAGGGCGTGACAATCTAGCGGAACCGGCGGATTGAAATCGGGCTTCGTGAGCAAGGTCACTCCCGCGATCGACCCGGTCGTGCTGATCCGCAGTGCCGGGGAGATGGCGAGCGGGATCGCGTGGTGCCTGTACATGGCGAACCTGCGGCGTATCTGCATGGTCGACCTCGACATGCCGTTGTGCGTCCGACGCACGGTCGCGTTCTGTACGGCCCTCGGGAGCGGATCGGCGAGCGTCGAGGGCGTTCACGCGATCGCCGCCCGTTCCGGGGAGGACATTCTTGCGGCGTGGCGCGATGGGTACCTTGCCGTGATGCGGGTGAGCGACTGGCAGGCCGTGCAGCAGATCCGACCGGCGGTGGTCGTCGACGCGATCATCGCCAAGCGCAACATCGCGACGCGAATCGCCGACGCGCCGCTGGTGATCGGGCTGGGGCCGGGATTCGTCGCCGGCAGTGACTGCCACCTGGTCGTCGAGACCCATCGTGGCCATCATCTGGCGCGTATCCTCGAGCGAGGAAGTGCTCAGCCCAACACCGGCACGCCCGGAGACATCGCAGGATTCACCGCCGAGCGGGTATTGCGGGCGCCGCGCGACGGGTGCT
Protein-coding sequences here:
- a CDS encoding EF2563 family selenium-dependent molybdenum hydroxylase system protein, producing the protein MASGIAWCLYMANLRRICMVDLDMPLCVRRTVAFCTALGSGSASVEGVHAIAARSGEDILAAWRDGYLAVMRVSDWQAVQQIRPAVVVDAIIAKRNIATRIADAPLVIGLGPGFVAGSDCHLVVETHRGHHLARILERGSAQPNTGTPGDIAGFTAERVLRAPRDGCFETRHVIGDRVSKGEVVGSVEGVTITAGIDGIVRGLIGSGTVVTARLKLGDIDPRGSIEHCHTISDKARALGGAVLEAIMRHANRGLAA